The genomic stretch ACTAATGAAATCTGTCAAGTATTTTGACGGAATTTGATTATTggaactaaattgttattttggcctatttcgataatctctgaattattttattttatttttttatgtcatacggatgaatttgtaatttaggccaaccgcattaactgattttgcatttatatttttttagtttaagacttttttaactgttttttatttttttatttttttatatgtttaagttaatttataagtgttttttaaatttttatatatttctattttttgttttaattttatttggtctttggttttttattttttttattgaaactaCTGATAcattaataagttttttttttttaatttgttgaattttaagggtattatatataatttttgtttataaaattatagcattttggtcatttcaagttttttaatgaGGTTGAGTGATGgaattgagtttttaataaataaatgatagtttgatgtggTCAAGTAGTAAGCTTAAGGCCCCACTTAAAGAGTTAACTACATGGCATATAAGCTTCAGCCTTCAGCACTGAAAAGTTGCTAAGATGGACCCATGAGATATGAAGGGTGGGGGATCTACCCACGTTCTTTTCGAACGTCAGTGCATTCACCAATCCAATTTAGAGCATGGATGATTCtagaaaatcaaaaataaaattagtactTTATTCCATAATAATATTTCCATTcgttttaattatatatttttatctttttttaaaaaaaagatgtttcaccaattcaccatatatatatatatataagtgaaaactttttcttcttttttttcccatcttgtcacttttaagaatatatattgataaaactgctctattattaaaaaaacaagaaaaagtaaCTAGCTGGATTTTATATTTCCATCAAAACCTAGCAAAGTGGGCAGgatgtaggggtgtcaaaaattatcgaAAAATTGGAAGTGGAACCAGAAAACTAGGACACCAGAGTCCCGATTccgattttggtttgaaaaatccaaaaattggGTACCTGGGTTCCGGTACCagtttttggtacccggtttttaccgggaataccggaaccggtttccattttatttaataatatttatatatatatattttacacttaggtttaggtttagggtattttaaaaaattaaatttttatttctaaggcccaaataggcaaaaacattgattttttagaatttttggacttttttaggtttattttttaattatttggaataatTACAACAAAGCccttttaatttagacaaagaaactaatagatttttaaaaaaatgggccaacttataaaaaaaaaaattggcttattttaggccaaatacctaaaataagcccgaAAACCAATTTNNNNNNNNNNNNNNNNNNNNCTGttaatttgtcaaaatattcctaCAACCAGAGAAGAAGATAGgtatttaaaaagtattttgtattttcaggGGCATTTTATCTTGCTAGttgatgtatttatttttcagactgaaaacaaaaaggttgGCAAACATATGGACTAGGGATCAATCAGGATGCCAAGCAAAGGGAAATCAAATTTCCATTGCCTACCACCCATTTAATTTTATCACAAACTAACATGGACGGGAATGGACCCAAAGACCaaaaaaattcatctcaaaataaatttcaacattcttactttttatatcacattaatcactttttattattatttaaaaaaaatcactacaaaacaatttttttttacttttttaatacaaaacgttcttacttttttttctcacatcaatcaaatcttctACAGTTCCAATACACTCCcttttttcaagtcttttgccaaacacaccctaaatgTTTGAGTTTCAAGATCTTTTTCCGTGAAAATAATtgagtttaatttcaaaataacttAAAGATTTGATCTGAGATCCAAAATTGCCTGTCACTATAAAACTCGTATTACTTTTTCTATAACCAAGTTAAATGTGGATCAGTAGTCATATAAAGTTAAATCGTCAATCTATTTTTAGCTAaacttcaatttaatttttatcaattttcgATTgacatttaaaagaaaaacaaaagacaaaaaataaaataaaatattaataataacgTTGCATAAAAAGCACAAGAGACAATAACATATATAATACCCGTTTGCAACGTCTTGGAGATCCCAGCCAGAAATGTTTGCAGCTTCGGTAAGAGCTGTTCTCCACTTGTGCACCCTCTCCATCTCTGCTTGAAACCGGTCTGCATGCCCAGCAAATGCTTCGGCAAAAGTTCCGGTTTGTTTTCGCACATCGGATGGGTTCACATCATAAAATATGGGAAGAAGAGTTTGGCTTATAGAATTCTTACAACGTACGATCTCTACAAGCTCATCAAGACACCAACTGGAAGAAGCATATCCTTTTGAAAAAACCACAATAGAAACCTTTGATTCTTGAATAGCTTTGCGCAGTTTGGTAGAGATGTACTCCCCTCTAGGAAGATCATCATCATCTCGGAATGTGCAAATTCCGGCATTCCTCAAGGCGGTGTAGAGGTGATCGGTGAAAGTTTTGCGAGTGTCTTCACCTCTGAAACTTAAGAAGACGTCATAATTCCAACGGATTTGAGCAGCCATGGATACGGAAATGCTTGCTGTAAACTTGACTGAAAAAGGAGGCTGTGTCTTGTGAGTTAAAAGGAGTCGGCTGTGTCCTGAATATATGATCAGTTTTTCGAGTAAAAGCAAAAGGAAGCCTGCAATATGCATCCACTTTCCTTCAATAGTTGTAGGCCAATCTTTTCCAGCTGTTTCCAATTACCATCCACTTTCCTTCAATAATTGTGGGGCAACTTGACACTACCACAATGTTGACGATGACCAAGACGAAGATTAAGCCAAATCTTGGAGGATAAGTTTTGTAGAAATTGAAATGACAAAAGTGAAGAGAAATATCATTTCCAAATTATttcccactatatatatatattaatgaggGCAAGATTATGACGAAGCTAAAATTGATCATCCAAgtattttctgcaattttttaaGATTCTTTCACGCTTAGAATAGCcatacataaatatataaaactataaaattaaaaaaataaaaaaattaaaaaaaaaaaaaaaaaaaggaaggcagccacccttttttttttcttttttttttttaaaaaaaaaataatttataagctTTTTTTAGCTcatatatttatagttttaatatatttatttatttctaattaagAATGGCATGTATCATCATTCTATTGGTGATGACGTGATACACTAATGAAATCTGTCAAGTATTTTGACGGAATTTGATTATTggaactaaattgttattttggcctatttcgataatctctgaattattttattttatttttttatgtcatacggatgaatttgtaatttaggccaaccgcattaactgattttgcatttatatttttttagtttaagacttttttaactgttttttatttttttatttttttatatgtttaagttaatttataagtgttttttaaatttttatatatttctattttttgttttaattttatttggtctttggttttttattttttttattgaaactaCTGATAcattaataagttttttttttttaatttgttgaattttaagggtattatatataatttttgtttataaaattatagcattttggtcatttcaagttttttaatgaGGTTGAGTGATGgaattgagtttttaataaataaatgatagtttgatgtggTCAAGTAGTAAGCTTAAGGCCCCACTTAAAGAGTTAACTACATGGCATATAAGCTTCAGCCTTCAGCACTGAAAAGTTGCTAAGATGGACCCATGAGATATGAAGGGTGGGGGATCTACCCACGTTCTTTTCGAACGTCAGTGCATTCACCAATCCAATTTAGAGCATGGATGATTCtagaaaatcaaaaataaaattagtactTTATTCCATAATAATATTTCCATTcgttttaattatatatttttatctttttttaaaaaaaagatgtttcaccaattcaccatatatatatatatataagtgaaaactttttcttcttttttttcccatcttgtcacttttaagaatatatattgataaaactgctctattattaaaaaaacaagaaaaagtaaCTAGCTGGATTTTATATTTCCATCAAAACCTAGCAAAGTGGGCAGgatgtaggggtgtcaaaaattatcgaAAAATTGGAAGTGGAACCAGAAAACTAGGACACCAGAGTCCCGATTccgattttggtttgaaaaatccaaaaattggGTACCTGGGTTCCGGTACCagtttttggtacccggtttttaccgggaataccggaaccggtttccattttatttaataatatttatatatatatattttacacttaggtttaggtttagggtattttaaaaaattaaatttttatttctaaggcccaaataggcaaaaacattgattttttaggatttttggacttttttaggtttattttttaattatttggaacaatcacaacaaagcccctttaatttagacaaagaaactaatagatttttaaaaaaatgggctaacttatgaaaaaaaaaaaaaaaaaaaaaaaattggcttattttaagcccaatacctaaaataagcccaaaaaccaattttttaaaaaaatcggttACCGGACTgagtaaaaccggaaccggctggtaaccgggaccccggttaaccagggtcccggttccggttccggtttctcaaaattgagaatCGGGGTACCCCGATTCCGGTTCCGATTTTGGCAAAAAATCGAAAAATCaaaccgggttgacacccctagcaTGAAGGATTCTAGAAcccaagtttttttctttttacattttttatattttttatgtttttttttataagtaggaAGTACATCATGAATGAATCCAAGTTAGATAATGGAAAATTCtagaatccaattttttttattttttatttttataagtagatCATGAAACCAAGTTTGATAATGAAGAATCCTAGAATCCTCTGGGTCTTTCCAGATTGACACTGTAGCTAGTACTGGTCAAGGCGGCTTCCTTCCCTTCTAAGTTTTATGGCCCCGCGGGACACGGTTGTCGGTTGATTATGTTGACCGTTGACTTGCGACAGCCATCAAGTccacaatattttttaatttttccttagtcaaattgattcctctattGCCATTGGCAATCTTCAAGTTCCTGGTTTTTAAGACTTCGGAAAGAAGTTGTTCTTGTAACTGAAGTAAACTAATGGGTTGTTCtaaaatttctttaatattaaaaagaaaattgcttcCTTCAAACTCATTATATATTTGGTTATAAACAACTTTGGCTAAGGTTGTTTTTTTGATTCTACCCATGCCATAGATGCCTACAATGTGAACATCACTTGTTCGAAGATTTAATAAAGCTTTCATCTCTTTGGTACGATAATCCATACTTATTGGATGTTTGGCAATATCCAAGCAAGCATTCTTCACTTTACTCAAAActtcttcaacaattttttagataaatctTCATTCGTACctgataaatataattttaaaaaaaaaacaaaagaataacatGAGCACAAGTAaagtaaatgaagaaaattataGGAGTCATATGTGTCAAAAGGATATTATTATTTCGGTCATTTGAGACTATTTTTCGTGGTAAACAATAAagtaatatatatcaaatttattaAGAATGCCATTAAATATATTTCTAGGCAATTTCTTATCCTACCAATTGACATGCAAGGAaacaatttttgtcattttttttttttatttcatttggaTGACAAAGTCAGTAAGAATATGTTTGATACgcaaaataactatttcattaaaaaaataaataaataatatttattaagaaCTGAAATTTGAGAGTAATAGTTATTTCCTGTACCATCCACTTTCCTTCGATAGTTGTAGGCCAATCTTTTCCAGCTGTTTGCAATTACCATCCACTTTCCTTCAATAATTGTAGGGCAACTTGACAACTGCCACAATGTTGACGTTGACCAAGACGAAGACTTAAGCCAAGTCTTGGAGGATAAGTTTTGTAGAAATTGAAATTATAAAAGTGAAGAGAAATAATAATTACCATCCACTTTCCAGCTGTTTGCAGTTACCATCCACTTTCCTTCAATTAATTGTATGCCAATCTTTTCCAGCTGTTTGCAATTACCATCCACTTTCCTTCAATCAACTCTGGCGTAGCCACGTGGAAGATAAATCTCAAAGATGTTTTGTAGAAAATGAAATGATAAAAGTGAAGAGAAATATCATTTCCAAATTATTTCCCactatataatattaaattatgacGAAGCTAAAATTGATCTTCCAAgtattttctgcattttttaAGATTCTGTCACGCTTAGAATAACcatacataaatatataaaactataaaatttaaaatttaaaatttaaaaaaaaaaaatggcagccacccttttttttaaaaaaaaaaataataataatttatatctttttttagttcatatatttatttatttttaattaagaatggCATGTATCATTATTCTATTGGTGATAACGTAATACATTAATGAAACCTGTTAAGTATTTTGACGGAATTTGATTATtgagactaaattgttattttagccTATTCCGATAATCtctgaattattttattttatttttttatgtcatacgaatagatttgtaatttaggccaaccacattgactgattttgcatttatatttttttttagttcaagTCTTTTCtaactggatttttttttttttttttatatgtttaagtTAATTTATacgtgttttttaaatttttatatatttctatttttttgttttaattttatttcgtctttggtttttgatttttttttattgaaactaCTGATAcattaataagttttttttttttttttttaatttgttgaattttaagggtattatataAAAATGGGATCTACCAAATTACATAATCCTATCTGCCTAGTGAACTTCCAGAATCATAGATAGAATAGTGTAGATTTTGAACATATTCAATCTTTTAAGTTGTAAACATATATATCTAGGCATAATACATTGAGAATCACATATAGAATTCTATTAACAGATTTACCATAATTTTGGTTTATATCTCATAAAATTGGGAAAGGGCTCAGCCAACATGTCCTCTCCCCTGTTTCACTCCACCTGCCATTTGCCAAAGATATGGGAAGCAAAGATGAACAAGCAAAGAAGGAATTTTGATCCCCTGTAATCCCTTTTTCCCtcatttatttagaa from Corylus avellana chromosome ca1, CavTom2PMs-1.0 encodes the following:
- the LOC132167512 gene encoding TMV resistance protein N-like, with translation MHIAGFLLLLLEKLIIYSGHSRLLLTHKTQPPFSVKFTASISVSMAAQIRWNYDVFLSFRGEDTRKTFTDHLYTALRNAGICTFRDDDDLPRGEYISTKLRKAIQESKVSIVVFSKGYASSSWCLDELVEIVRCKNSISQTLLPIFYDVNPSDVRKQTGTFAEAFAGHADRFQAEMERVHKWRTALTEAANISGWDLQDVANGYYICYCLLCFLCNVIINILFYFLSFVFLLNVNRKLIKIKLKFS